Proteins from a genomic interval of Chelonoidis abingdonii isolate Lonesome George chromosome 7, CheloAbing_2.0, whole genome shotgun sequence:
- the C7H1orf210 gene encoding type III endosome membrane protein TEMP has product MECAWYLCVCSLLCVWPAAAGHPCSIDSKGWADCSGKSLLHTPDSLPGNITSLDLSFNSLAMLRSGTFLIHFPSLRALNLSNNIIPMLYPAVFSNLWALHLLDLSSCNISHLHPEAFQGLRNLHMLLLKNNKLQILQLPAFLAFGALVYLDLQNNDLLSVDALVLQLMERTHQILLQGNPWVCNCSMYPFQQWLQQRRGVQVLCASPPELQGQEVKTLNFQDLGCKRKQWFPQAQPSLRRKLLATVQRNDTTTMSPAGKGGNSWPYLVGFLVSAIGISILIALAAKCKLFHKNFASYRHQPLPDTSSMGGSHAESGVAWEENQSMPSATGLQLEDDDGFIEDNYIQPSERLQEED; this is encoded by the exons ATGGAATGTGCCTGGTACCTTTGTGTCTGCAGCCTCCTCTGTGTCTGGCCTGCGGCAGCAGGACATCCTTGCAGCATTGACAGTAAG GGATGGGCTGACTGCAGTGGAAAGAGTCTTCTACACACTCCAGATTCCCTTCCTGGAAACATCACCAGCTTGGACCTTTCCTTCAACTCCTTGGCAATGCTCAGAAGTGGGACTTTCTTGATACACTTCCCTTCTCTACGTGCTCTAAACCTCTCCAACAACATCATTCCCATGCTCTATCCAGCAGTCTTCTCTAACCTCTGGGCACTTCATCTGCTGGACCTGAGCAGCTGTAACATCTCCCACCTTCACCCAGAAGCTTTCCAGGGCTTGAGAAACCTGCACATGCTGCTCCTGAAAAACAATAAGCTTCAGATTCTGCAGCTGCCTGCGTTCCTTGCCTTCGGAGCCCTTGTCTATCTGGATCTGCAGAATAATGATCTGCTCTCTGTGGATGCACTAGTCCTGCAGCTGATGGAAAGAACCCATCAGATCCTGCTTCAGGGGAATCCCTGGGTCTGTAATTGTTCCATGTATCCTTTCCAGCAATGGCTACAACAAAGAAGAG GTGTGCAAGTACTCTGTGCCTCTCCACCAGAACTCCAGGGCCAGGAGGTCAAGACCCTGAACTTTCAGGATCTGGGCTGCAAGAGAAAACAGTGGTTTCCTCAAGCTCAGCCTTCACTCAGAAGAAAACTGCTGGCCACAGTGCAGAGAAATGACA CAACCACCATGTCGCcggcagggaagggagggaacaGCTGGCCATACTTGGTGGGCTTCCTTGTATCAGCTATTGGCATCTCCATCCTGATTGCATTGGCTGCAAAGTGCAAACTATTCCATAAGAACTTTGCCAGCTACCGCCACCAGCCACTGCCTGACACCAGCTCAATGGGAGGCAGCCATGCTGAGAGCGGGGTTGCCTGGGAGGAGAATCAATCCATGCCTAGTGCTACTGGGCTGCAACTGGAGGATGATGATGGCTTCATTGAAGATAACTACATCCAGCCAAGTGAACGGCTGCAGGAGGAAGACTAA
- the LOC116823235 gene encoding E3 ubiquitin-protein ligase TRIM56-like: MALTFMSLQELIKEDFLTCKICYDLYTVPKILPCLHSYCQHCLEPLVRDRALQCPECRLQTDVPGGASSLKTNFFINSLLELFQIKHNRDLACTVCSDAQKILTAAARCLDCKDFLCQSCTQGHCCSRLTLHHKVVKLEEFLAGEYDTEMRLLQELCCQDHQQEALRFFCDTCSAPICRDCRMLDHFQHKVVSMANAVQRERPSVEQLIDSLAGTITCISEQEKTVEETVDKLKTSGESIKERITRYVDDFINYLLAQKEDVLGKLSAFLTQQMESCRLVKEELQNQREKAISTKEFSQRVLYVGKDYEILHLEGMIRNRIQELQTYIPRKLESQIPELAIAWDQPEMLSEAALFSLVFPGEHPKGDMETVFEPDSEASASPSEESEDDPVLPVDSEEDSCPSSEESALDTPNKNPSCCSRRSKRPKRVCTFKVDQCCSQVKPNITGIAVLPHAGGILLLDQENGEIKQYSASGHFQQSISLPDSDGVFCGISLCGDVLACSSDSFLFFLTLEGKFLHKLLLRGSESSYAITSYEDSYVAVSEGTRCSISLYSPSGHCVGRVAPTDYHGGKFLFIAINDWEEFIVSDFIKKQIIIIEKSGLILNVLKTSHSLLTKPFSVCVDTSSNIFVVDQLKVIKFSPDGEMGEVVLSNQNRQKRPRVLAVDDGGRLVLVQEDGYVHIYCF; encoded by the coding sequence ATGGCTCTAACCTTTATGTCCTTACAAGAATTAATCAAGGAGGATTTCCTGACCTGTAAAATCTGCTATGATCTCTACACAGTGCCGAAGATCCTTCCATGTCTGCACAGTTACTGCCAGCATTGCCTGGAACCACTAGTGAGGGACAGAGCCCTCCAGTGTCCTGAGTGCCGGCTGCAAACAGATGTCCCAGGAGGTGCCTCATCTCTGAAAACCAACTTCTTCATCAACAGCCTACTGGAGTTGTTCCAGATTAAACACAACAGGGACTTGGCCTGCACAGTCTGCTCAGATGCCCAGAAGATCTTGACTGCCGCTGCCCGTTGCCTAGACTGCAAGGATTTCTTGTGCCAGTCATGCACTCAGGGCCATTGCTGCTCCCGTCTCACTCTGCATCACAAGGTGGTGAAGCTTGAGGAGTTTCTAGCTGGGGAGTATGATACTGAGATGAGGCTGCTTcaggagctgtgctgccaggACCATCAGCAGGAAGCTCTGCGATTCTTCTGTGACACCTGCAGTGCTCCCATCTGCAGGGACTGCCGCATGCTAGACCATTTCCAGCACAAGGTGGTCTCTATGGCAAATGCTGTGCAGCGGGAAAGGCCTTCTGTTGAACAGCTAATTGACAGCCTGGCAGGAACGATAACATGCATCTCTGAGCAGGAAAAAACTGTGGAGGAGACAGTAGATAAGTTGAAAACATCAGGAGAGAGCATAAAGGAGAGGATCACCAGATATGTGGATGATTTCATTAACTATCTCCTGGCCCAGAAAGAAGACGTTCTGGGCAAGCTGTCTGCTTTTTTAACTCAGCAAATGGAAAGTTGTCGCCTGGTAAAAGAGGAGCTCCAGAACCAAAGAGAGAAAGCAATCAGCACAAAGGAGTTCTCTCAAAGGGTCCTCTATGTGGGAAAGGACTATGAGATCTTACACCTGGAGGGCATGATAAGGAATCGGATTCAGGAGCTCCAGACATATATCCCACGGAAACTAGAGAGCCAAATCCCTGAATTGGCCATAGCCTGGGATCAGCCAGAAATGCTGTCAGAGGCAGCACTCTTCAGTCTAGTGTTTCCTGGGGAACATCCTAAAGGAGACATGGAAACTGTTTTTGAGCCAGATAGCGAGGCATCTGCTTCCCCCAGTGAGGAGTCTGAGGATGACCCAGTCTTGCCTGTGGACTCGGAAGAAGACTCCTGTCCAAGCTCTGAAGAGAGTGCTCTTGACACTCCCAACAAGAACCCCTCTTGTTGTAGCAGACGCAGTAAAAGGCCTAAGCGTGTCTGCACTTTCAAGGTAGACCAGTGCTGCTCCCAAGTAAAGCCCAATATCACAGGGATTGCTGTTCTGCCTCATGCTGGTGGCATTCTCCTGTTGGATCAGGAGAACGGTGAGATAAAGCAGTACAGCGCCAGTGGGCACTTTCAGCAATCAATATCTCTACCAGACTCAGACGGTGTCTTCTGTGGCATTTCGCTCTGTGGAGATGTTCTAGCTTGCTCTTCAGattccttcctcttcttcctgacCCTTGAGGGCAAGTTTCTGCACAAGTTACTGCTAAGGGGATCTGAGTCTTCCTATGCTATCACCTCCTATGAGGACTCCTATGTTGCAGTGAGTGAGGGCACACGCTGCTCCATCTCCCTTTACAGCCCTTCAGGACACTGCGTGGGCAGGGTAGCACCCACAGATTACCATGGCGGGAAGTTCCTTTTCATTGCCATCAATGACTGGGAGGAATTCATTGTCTCAGACTTCATCAAGAAGCAGATCATCATCATTGAGAAGTCTGGGCTGATCCTCAACGTGCTGAAAACCTCACACTCGCTGCTGACTAAGCCGTTCAGTGTATGCGTGGACACGTCCAGTAACATTTTTGTGGTCGATCAGTTGAAGGTGATTAAATTTTCCCCAGATGGTGAGATGGGGGAGGTAGTATTGAGCAACCAAAATCGGCAGAAGAGACCCCGTGTCCTTGCTGTGGATGACGGTGGGCGCCTTGTCCTGGTGCAAGAGGATGGTTACGTCCACATTTATTGCTTCTAG